The sequence TACATCacaattgaataaaatattttcacaccAGTATGTCAGTCTGacgagtttttttgtttttgtttttttgatgccTTTGCAGTTGTCTCCTGAGACAGACCTGTGAGTAGCAGGCCCCCCTAAACCAAAGAATCAGGTCGAGGTTTAGGCAGATTAGTGAGATCCTAAACTGGCCTCCTAAAGATTCCTAAtcctgggacagcagccagccaGCAGGCTCGGGGTCACACGAGGTCCTTTGGCcctgtccccagcacccagccagGGTTGCCATGGCCTCCCTGTTCTCTGGCCGTGTCCTGATCCGAAACAACAGTGACCGGGATGAGCTGGACACGGAGGGTGAGCTCAGTCGCCGGCTGGAAAACCGGCTGGTACTGCTGTTCTTCGGTGCCGGGTCGTGCCCGAAGTGCCAGGCCTTTGCACCCATCCTCAGGGACTTCTTCGTGCGGCTCACGGATGAGTTCTACGTCCTGCGGGCAGCCCAGCTGGCCCTGGTGTACGTATCCCAGGACCCGACGGAGGAGCAGCAGGACCTGTTCCTTAGGGACATGCCCAAGAAGTGGCTCTTCTTGCCCTTCGAAGATGACCTGAGGAGGTGAGACGAGAGgagaggtcagggagggcttcctggaggagggactgTTTCTACTGAAAGTGAAGTATTTTTTACTGATGTATCTGTTCCATCTGAAGTTGATGAGCACCCTCCGTGGACCaatcagaacagagaactcaggggaggggtgggggtggggtacacATGTCCATTTCCATCCAGCTCCCCTGGGAGTTTACAACACACATGAAACAAAGCCTCAAACACtcaaataaatacagaataaCAAACTGCAGTAGTTCCCAAGGACAAAGGGAGGATGTCATGTGGAAATATAATGGGGAGACCTTGCTGAGATTTGGGGCTCAGGGCATGATTCCCAGAGGAAATGGCTTTAAAGAGAGACCCCCCCCCAagggcagggagggtaggagggtaAAGATTGAGGAAAGGGAAGTGTTTCCAGGGAAGAGGACACAGCACAAAGGCTCCCAGGATTTCAGAGAAAGAACAACCAATTCAGGGAACTGTAATACCAGGCGTAAGAAGCCAGCTGGCACCATGTGCAGCAGCACCCCAGATGCCACCGAAAGAGTGTGGATGTGATCCGCAGAGTAGCTGGGAGCCATGGAGGGCACtggagctgagagagagagagaggtggctgGGTTCAAGCTTTCCAATGTGCTGCCCAATAAACAGTGTGATCATTTGTGGCTATGTTCGAACTTCCCCTTTTCTGCAGTAACACTTTCACTCTTTTTAAACCCCAACGTTTTACTGTGAAAAATTTCCTcaagccatgtggcacggccaacaaaaaaaagaaaagaaaaatttcaaaggtACCCAAAAGTCGGAAGGAGCACACAAAACCCATGggaattgttaacattttgccatgtgTTTTATGTCCACGCGTGTGGGGTTTGGGCGGAACCACTTGAAAGTGAGTGGCAGGCTTCGTGACATTTTACTGATCTCATCCATTTTGTTTCAAAACTTAGACGTTTCTGGTCACGGAGCCCTTCATCACCACCTAATATCATTAGCGTTTGCGTACTTGCTCACTCCCACAGCCTTCTGCAGCTGAGAAGGTTCTGTTCCCCAAATGGCAAAcatctccctcccccccaccccacccccccgcgcTCCGGGAAGAAATGCCAGCTGCAAGGGCATCATAGCCGAACACTGACCTTGTTTGGGGCAGAGTCCTCTCAACAAAACCTTCACCCAGGCAGGTATGCGGACAGAGAGTGCACGAGTCCCCACCCGCCCACCCCTCCCACACACAGGGCTGCCAGACAAAAGACAGGATACCCAGTTCAATATGAATGTCACATAAATAATGAAGAATTTtgagtataagtatgtcccatatAATGCAAGGACATATACgcggttgagtcaaaaattatccgcattccgGTTATGTTAGAAcgtctgttggccgcactgtcttatcagcactttccgttcaaggccactgtctctccagtcacagctgtgcaggtgtgaacatgttacatcagttcatttgtaactgccaTTCGAGCAAAACTGGATGCCCCAcctgtgatctgcacaaaagaagagcagtatgcagtgattcgttttttgtgatctgagggtgtacctgataccattatttatcgaagacttggtgtgcagtatggagaaagtgttttgtcacgaagaagtgtgtatgaatggatagagaagttgctctgttggactttcacctgtttggtcctctgaaagcagcccttcgaggacaaagattcacttctgatgaagtgaagacagcagtgcattcgtggcccgcagctcagcctaaaacattttttaacgagggactataaaagcttgttgacagatggacacagtgtattgaaaaacaaggagattacgTCAAAAAATGAGgtatgtgtcttttctaaaagttaattaaaataagttctacagccagtgcggataatttttgactcacccttgtaaaaaAGTTCTTTGTtgtttacatgaaattcaaattcactCATACCAGGTATCCTGTATTTCTAGTTGCTAAGCCTGGAAACCTACTCTTGTGGGATTTTGCAAGTACCATGTGTTCTCTGTGTGGATGACTGGAAAAGGGCCACCCAAGAAGCCCATGGGTGGAAGTTAAGAATCACGGGTGATGGGCCCAGTCTGTCAGCCTCTTCCATTCCGTGATGGCTGTGTGGGATTTTGGCCTAGATGGGAGATTTGGTCTGGGGTCTCCTGTGGGTGGCTTCCAACTGGCTCCCTattatacagaaaacaaaatcaaaaactcCTTACCATAGCCCTGCAGGGCCTTTATGATCAAGGTTGCACTCCAATCTCCCTCCAATCTCCAGACCTTTGCACAAATTGTGCCCTCTGCATGGGAAAACTTTCCCCAGTTCACCCCTTCCTCATCCTGCAAATCTCAGCTCCAAGGTCACCTCCTTAGAAAGGCCCTCTTTGACCATAAGTCCTTTACCCAGTTTAACATCTCTATGAGATTTATCAGTATGTATTCATTCATCCCACACACATTTCCTGAGTATATACTATGTGCTCGGCACTATTTCAGGCACTGAGGACACTCGTGAATAGAGACAGAAATCCGCGCCCTAGTGAAGCTACTTTCTATTGTGGGAGAAAATGACAAACAGGAGAAATAAACTATGCAGTGTGTTGGATGCTGAGAGCCCAGCAACAGTACAGAGAAAGAGAGGCGCTGAGATTTGAGGTTGGGTGTCTGCACCATACAGGGTCTGAATCCGCAGATGTATGGGGAGAGTGCTCCAGGCAGAGGACATGACCAGTGCAAAGGCTCTGTGGTGGGAACATGTCTGGGGCACAGACCGGGGGCCAGTGTGGCCCGGCCCGTCTTGGTTCCTGGGCATCcccagaggccagcaggggacgGTGCACACAGAAGGCGCTCAGTAAGTACTGGGAGGAGGGATGCAGGGCTCCTCGGCTCGGGGTCAAGGACGAGGGTCCGGCCTGACCGATCCGCCCGTCGCGCAGGGACCTCGGGCGCCGGTTCTCCGTAGAGCGCCTGCCGGCGGTCGTGGTGCTCAAGCCGAGCGGGGATGTGCTCACGCTCGACGCGGCCGACGAGATCCGACGCCTGGGCCCTGCCTGCTTCGCCAACTGGCAGGAGGCGGCTGAGGTGCTGGACCGCAGCTTCCTGCAGCCCGAGGACCTGGACGACCCCGCGCCGCGGAGCCTCACGGAGCCACTGCGCCGCCGCAAGTACCGCGTGGACCCGGCTGCGCGGGGAGAACGAGGCCCGGGGAGAGAGGGCGGCCCTGGGCAGGAGGGCGGGGCCGAGGGCGGGGCCGAAGGACTGTTCTGACCCTTGGAGGGGTGCACAGGACTGGGGGTTCTCTGATGAAACCCCCAagaggaggggcgggggcggggccggggcggaaGCCTGCTGTTCTCATCCCTTTGGTGGGAGAGACCAGAGAGGGGCGGGTCTATGATGagtccttccccctcccctagggcaggaggggctgggggctgggaggctgtTCTGAACCCCCGGTAAGAGAGATCCGACCAACTGTGGGTCTGTGATGAGCGCTCATACCCCTCTTCCGGGCGGGACCGGGACTGTTCTGAGCCCCGAAGATGGAAGGCTGGCAGGCAGAGCAAGCCGAATCCCTGGGGAAACCCAACAGGGCGGGAAGTGGGACGGGGGAGCGGAAGGGACCGTTCTGAATTcaggccaggaggagggaggggacgcAGCTTCGGGCTGGAGCTtagggctggtgggggggggggaggctgtCTCTATTCTGAACCCACCCCCAGGAGCAgaggggagatggggtggggctgCTCTGAGCTACCCAGATGCAGAGTAAAGGCCGAGAAGTGGGGAGTAGGAAGGATCTTTTTGAGGTCCACCCACCCCTGGAGTGAGAGAGGGCGAGGGGGTGCGTGATGAGATGGTGGGGGAGAAGCAGGGAGGGACCCGAGGGAGCCAGTtctgaaccccccccccccccccccacacacacaggtgGACAGGGACGATGATGGAGATTTCTGTGTGAGACCTCCCCCAGGACCTGGCGGCCCCAGGGCCTGTCTTGGTTCTCCAGCGGCATGTCTGAGCCTTCCCGGCCTGGGTGGTGAAGCGGGGAGAGCTTTTCAAGGGCCTCTTGAAATATGTTTTAAGACTTGGGGAGGTGAGGTGGTTAATAGTTCCAAAATGggaaaatacaaactaaaattGAATGATCAGTGCTGAGAACGGTCAGCCCATCGTACACTGAATGAGTTGTTCACATATCTCATGCGCAGAATTATAACAGTCCTTTAACAGCAGATTTGTAGCTTACACGGGATGCAGTTCAATAGTTGACGGCATATGCCCTGGGTCCCAGACCTCCAGCGAGGGCTCAGAGTCTCCCTGTCCTTGGTGAACCCCGGGGATTCAAGAGGGAGTCCGTAGAATTTAGAAATCAAAAACTCCAGTCTGGAGCCCCTTCCCGGCTGTGTGACAGTCACCTCCCCTTTCTaagcctcttttctttcctctgaaaaatgACAGTAAGACAAGGTCCTACCTGGCAGGTCAGCCAAGGAGCGAGAGCAAGAGCTCGCTCCCCGCACCAACCACTTCACTTTGCCTCTGGCGCCGCCTGGCGGCGGTACGGGGAGGTGCGTCCCCGGGGCGGGGCCAAACATGCAAATGAGATGGACTCCACACCTGCTCCCAGTCTCCAGAAAGGATGTGCTAGGAAGGCACCGCGACTCTGGGATTTGGGAGGCCCTAGAGGCCTGGGGACTGGATAAGGGCCTCATTACATGCTCACCCCCTAACCGCCAATctccaggtgaggaaattgaggctcaggtCCGCGATACCGCCTGCTCAGGTTCCAGCCACAACTTTGCCGACCTATTAGgcctatctgtgaaatgggtgttCAATCGTGTGTGATAAAGGCTCTTAAATTTTGTGCACCTAATATTAGGCCTCTGTCTCACCGGCAGCctttaaaagaagttaaaaaacgTCCTTCCTGAGAGCAGACCACAGGACACACAACCTATCCGTATCTTTACTGTTATTCCAGCCAGCAAGGAATAAGAATGGCTGGCGTTCTCCACTTGGGCAGTGAGGCAAGGAAGTCCACTCCCTGTCCCTGTCGGGCTGTGTGATATAGGCAGGTTGCTGTCCCTCTCTGAGTCACCCTCCCTGGGGCTAAGGTGAGGAAGGGATAGCTtggtgcctggccagggcagaCGAGATCATTCTCCGAGTGTCACCTATAGAGTGCTGCCAACTTGCAGAGTTAACTTTCCAAATTGAAACCAGACCCCCCAAGCCAGAGAATCACCCCCACATGCGAAGGGAGTGCCAGATCTTGGTATCTGTGACTGTACCGctacccccccgccccagcctccatcaaataaatgtgaaatctaaGAGAGGGCTGTAGTGACCTTTGGCCATTGCATGGAATTGCCCCTTTATGTGCCTAGTTTAGTGTGTGTTTTCATCTCCACCCCAGAAGGGCAAGCTGGACCTACCTTTGTCACCACTGGGCCCCCAGAGCCAGGCATGCACAGGTTGCCATCAACCatgtttgtcaaatgaataaatgctgGTATCTTACATCTGGGAACAGTTGGGACTCTGTTCCAAATGAATCACTGAGCCCCAGCTATCCCAATTTGAGACTTTCTCTTACctgtaaaatatggaaaattcaCTCTAACTTCGGTGATGATGAAAAAGGCTGGGTGTGTTGGGCCAAAGcctggtgaataaatgaatgaatgaagtgattcctgttacagatgaggaagcccagagaggttaagggatttacccaaagccacacagcaaaGGAAGAGGCCACCTGTTGCTGAAGGATCACTCTGTACTCTCCCCTTGGATCATTTTACACATCAGGCACTGGGCTAAGGGCTTAAGGCCCACAAACTTTTCCCAGAAGACCCCAAAATTCtgaaacctaaaaaaaatgaCTCCCCAAATCAGAGAAGAGACCCGGAAATTCAAAACCAGTAGGAtctataacatttcttttttttttaatttattttgaaatgcaattctccattagttatctattttattcatattagcatatatatgtcaaccccaatctcccaattcatcccactatAACATTTCTGGGAAGCAATATAAAGCAGTGGTTGGGGGCCAGGCTCTCtgtgcttgctgtgtgacctagggagtcgctgaacctctctgtgccccagtttcttcatctgtaaagccTTGCTGATGACTACGTCATCTTTCAGGCCTGAATGCATTAAGACAGGGCCCTGTTTGCAGGAGGCCCTGTTGACCTCGTTCATTCTTATATTCTGGATCTATCAGGAATGTTACCTTTGAAACCATTTTCAAACTTTGCAAGAATTCTGGAGCAGGAGAACAAGGTGATCCGTTCACCTGTGGGTGCAGCAAGCATTTACTGAGGGTCTACCGTGTGCGGGGTGCAGGCTCAGACACAAAGGGAACACAGCAGCCGGGCCTTGAAGCAGACGGTCCTGGAGCAGCCACTCCACCCCCCAGCACTGGGACACGGATAGCGGGAAAGCACACACGCTGCCGGAGATGCAAGTGCTTCAGGAAAGCCAGAAGACAAACAACCCCAGTGAGCAAAGGATATGAAGAGACATTtcgccaaagaagacacacaaatggccaacagatgcATGAAAGGACAGCCTGCATCCGTGGctattatggaaatgcaaatcaaaacagaaaaataacaagtgttggtggggaaatgaagaaattggaaccctggtgcactactggtgggaatgtaaaatgatgcgaCCGCTGTGGAAAACAGGCAGTTccccaataaattaaatatatagttaCCATATAACCGAGCCATTCCACTCTAGGTATAgacccaaaagaagtgaaaacagggACACAAACGCATCGTTGTGTGTgcgtgttcataacagcactattcacaattgacaaaaggtggaaacaacgcaaatgtccatcaacagataaatggacaaaCGAAAGGTGGTCcacccacacaatggaatattattcagccagaaaaaggaatgaaggccTGAGACGTGCTACAGCCTGGATGAGCCTTAAAAACCTTATGctcagggaaagaagccagacacaaaaggccatatgttgtctggttttgtttacatgaaatgtccagaaaagacaaacccagagacacagaaagtggattagtggttaccaggggctgagcaagggggaatgggaagtgactgctcatgggggagggggaatggaaaTTACAGAACTaaatagaggtgatggttgcacagcgtTGTGTACGTACTAAATACTACTGAGTTGTTCACTttcaaatggtaaatttcatgtaatgtcaatttcacctcaatttttaaaacttgaaaataaacacGTAATAACCCCCAAAAATGTGCCGTGGGAAGAACAAAATCTAGCAGCAACGGACAGGTGTGGTCCTTGGGGAGGGAGTCTAGGAGGGCCTCGTCGAGGTGGCGACGTTTCTGCGAAGCCTTGAAAGAAGGTGAGCAGAGCGGACATCCCAGCCAATTGCCAGGGCCGCGGGTAGAGACCACATATCAAAGTGAATTGTTTAAAAATTCGttcaagtttcttttcttttaaaagacaacAATTAAACAGGTGCTTGGGGCAGCGTGGCGGGGGGGCGAGTTGGGGGGCGGATGGAGGGCAGTTTAATAAGTTTAGGGACCTGTCAGGCTTCCTGGATGTAGCCACTGAGCCCTTATCCCACGTGGGACCGCCTCCGCCCCTTCTTCGCCCCGCCCCTCGCCGACCCCGCCCCCTCCAACCCGGAGGCCCGGAGCTGGCGCCCGCAGGGCCcccagggagaggagaaaagactTTGTCTCAAGTGTTCCCGGAGCTTCCTCGTCCCCGCCGTCACTGGCATCCCAAGCCCTCTGCGGCCCCCCCAACTTTCAGACACCGCCCGCACCCCCGCACCCTTCGGGATCCCCTGGGGGCCCTCGGACACCCCCCAACTCCCCTGCCCCCTAAAATCTTTTTGATTCCTCAGCTGTCCCCGAGGCCCGCAGGACCCCCTCCATGGCCAGGTCGTACGGCGGCCGGGTGCTGGCCGCGATGATCCTCTTGGGCATCCCCGCGGCGGTGCTGGCGGCGCTGGGCGCGCAGCTGCTGTTCCAGCTGCAGGCGGGCCGCGCGGAGCTTCGAGGACCGCGAATCGACGTGCTGGGCCCGGAGCTGGGCGCCGGCCCCGGGCTGCCGGAGGACGCGGCCGGGGCCCTGCTGCCGTTGGCAGCCGCGCTGGCCGCGCTCGCCCTGGTGCTGGGTCTCACCTGCCTGCTGCTCGCCGCGCTCTGCGGCCATCTGGGAGCCGAGATGGCGCGGGGACCCGGCCCCGGCAGGTAGGAGGACCCGCTCCTCTGCCCAGCTCGGGACTGGACGAGCCCGGGAGAGCTGctgcccttctctgggcctcagactgGAGGAGAGTTTTCCTCCCTCAGTCCCTCCATCCacatctttcccttccttctttcttccatccctcccaccctctcgtTTTCATTCTCTCCatccccccctccctccatcctatATGTGTTGAAAATTTACAGCAGGTACAACTACTGCAGCACCCCATCTTTTacaatgtggaaactgaggctcacagagggcCTGGGGTCAGCTAGCCCCGGTGTTGATAGCGTTTGTCATCTAAGGAACCCTAAGCTCTAGGTGCCCCCTACCTCAGGTAATTAGCGCAGTGAAAACCCCTGGGCGTCTGTTCCTTTTTAACTGCGTCTCAGACAGGAGAGGCTGCTCTCTCCAGGCTGCCAGGATTGGAAGCGGGTGGGCTGGATTTGAACTTGAATCTGGTAGAGCCAGAACCTGTGCCCTGGCCTGGGGTAGGGTTCCTTGTCAGGCACCCGAGCTCAGGGACATGGACACTGGACTGGGGGCGGGGTGCGTGTGGAGTGAGGAACCTTCCTTGAGCCAAGAACTCGGCTGTCCCATATCTGAGTGTTTCCTTCCaggatgctgggggaggggagctgagaTCCTGGGCCAGGATTCCATAGATTTGAGTGGATGGGAAATTCCATCATTTGATCCCCTCCAAACCATGCACCCTCCGTCTGATAGTTCAAGGCATGCTGAAAAGTGTGCATTCTGTCAGCTGACAAATGTGTTGGGCGCCTGCTGGGAGCTGAGCCCAGCATTGAGTATTGGTGACCCAGCAGGAACCAGGCGGACCTGGACCCACCTTCATGGGgacacagaaatgaagaaacaaaacagatcaaTAATGTCAAATGGTGATGAATGTTGGAAAGGGACGAAAATGGGGTGGTATGGTGGaggaggacagggtggggggtgggatgggatccTTAGGGGAGGCCTGAGTTGAGAcctgaaggaggaaaggaggcagaAAATCTCAGGAACTGTgatccaggcagaggaagcagcatgtgcaaaggccctggggcaggaatgaGTTCAGGGTGTTAGAAAGCGATAGAGGTGATTGGTGTGGCTGGAGCATAGATAAGGGAGATGAGGACCAGGAAGAGAGAGGTActagatttttttgggggggggcatcaCATGGCATCACACATGTGTgaccttagctccccaaccagggattgaacccataccccctgcagtggactcgtggagtcttaaccactggaccaccagggaagcccgagaggTACTGGATTATATAGGGCTTTCTGTGCTATGGTGAAGGCCTTGGGTTTTACTCTGCCTGAGAGAGTTGTGAGCCAGGAGGGACGTGATCTGACTTAAGTTTGAAAGAACCCACTGTGGTCACTGTACAGAAAAGGAGTCAGGAGGGGAGTTGGAAGGGAGACCACGGAGGAAGCCATTTCCGTTGTACTGGTGGGAGGTGAGTGACGATAGAAGCTCTCAGAGCTTCCTTTTCCTGATCTCACAGGACTGGAGAAGGGTGTGCACATAGcagaagcacttagcacaggggCCGGGCTCAAAACTACGTCCTCAATCTGGGTCAGCTCTTGGGAATCTCTGTTTCTATTGTCGCTGATAACAAGTTGGCCTCAGTTTCGTCACCCCCAAACAGGCTTATGATCTGTAAAACAGTGGAAGTCAGGTGTCTACTAGGTGTCTATACGCAGTGGCTGCTTCATGAGTGTGGGATTTTTCGAATGGACAGATGTATTTGGATGGGtcatgggggaggggaatggaatGGATGGTgactggatggatgaatggacagatggatggtTGGTTGGcttgatggatggatgagtggtgggggggagggatggagggatgaatggatggatgaatagatgggtGGCAAATGgcaaatggatgaatggatgatggCGGCTGTTTAAGTGGGTGGATGGATTAACACAACATGGTTAAATGGATGGATGGCTGTATGGTTGACTAATCAGtggagatggatggatggtaaATGGTGGTGGACGGTAAAGGATGAACGAGTGGGGGAATAGACAGGTGGGTGGCTGGGTCCTCACACAGATCTCCAGTTCTCCATAGAGGGaccattccccctccctcccctccccagccttcttccaccagctctgcctcctgatcccattttcttcctgcccccctccctgccagGTCTGATTGGTTTCTCTATGACTGCCGCCTCCTCAGACATGTGGCCCTCGGCCTCTTCTGTTGTGGGGTCTCCGTCTACTTAGCAGGTATGTGCTCAGGGTGGAACATGAGGTGTAGGGCCCTGGGTTGGGGTGACCAGGGGTACTGGACCCACAACTGGGGTCAgctctggagccagcctgcctgtTTCACTCTTGGGTCTGACACTTTAGCCCGTGGCTGGCATCTCATCCCAGTGGGGATTCCATAAGTGGCAGTTGTCTTCAGAACACTTCTGATTCATCAGTTTTCTACATGTGGTTTGAATAAAAGTGTCCAAATCCTTGGTGGTTTCGGGAGATAGTGTTTCACAGGTTGGCCTTAGCAAAAACTGTTTTGGTCACAAATATCAGAATCCAGTTCAAGAATGGCTTAAGAAATACACTTCATAAACCAGAAATGCAATTTTAAGTTCCAAAATACATAGCAGAGTAAAAACTAATAACCTGAGTGCCAGAAGGACACACCACACTGTCTTGTAACTTTTCTTTGATCAATGTTCTCTCACCCACACATGCTGGTAAAGGAATCAAATCATCACGTTTCTTTAAAGAGACTCCTGACATCCTGTATGTCGTTCCAACCTTGAGAGACTCAGCGCTGAATCCTACTTAGATTCCCGGCAGCCCTATAAGCAACCTGTttcactggaagaaaaaaaattcagctgaCTGAAAAACAAGGATTTGCTGttactgttttttcctttgtacCACAATAGAGAAATAGAAGTTTAGAAGACATATTGAAAAGATTTACTTATGAGATATGAGCCTAGGGTTCATTGTGGGAATTTGTATAAACAGTGCAGCGAACTCTGCATAACTTTTGTTGTTTGACTTAATAAAATGCTCTGgatgtgtgggacttccctgcggtccagtggttaagactgtgcttccactgcagggggcgcgggtttgatccctggtcagggaactaagatcctatgtgccgtgtggccaaaaacaaaacaaaaaatgctccggatgtgagttttttttaaaggagacgGATGGAGTGACTCGTGTATCTGAAAAGATGAGGGGTTATTGGCCTCAGGTATGGCTGGATCCAGGTACTCAAATGAGGTCTTTAGAAATGCTTCTCACGTCATCTCTTCACCTGCTGTGCTCTGAGAAATATGCCTGTATCTGTAACTGCTTTCAACACAATACCTATTACCTCAAGCCTTTTCGCAGGCTGATAAAAGTGTTGGAGACTTGGAGAATAAAATATCCTCATTCTAAAATACAAGAAAACTCACAAAGGGcaaaaaaaggtaactatgtcAGCCTCATTAAGcattaaattagaaatatgttCAGCTCCCATTTAGATTCTTTTTGAGGCTATGTGACCTCACTCAGTAAGAATTTCTGAGCATGTCCagccaatcattcattcattgctaGCCAGagccaaaataataattataaagacctttcaaaaatgtttagagCAAAAAAAGCCCTTGGCCTCACTTTAATATGTCAGACATGATGCAGTGTGGCATCTTCAAAAGCAAGAGTGCAGAGCTGgagaaagctttaaaaacagCCCACAAAGTGCCAAGAAGTCCTCCATCAGCTCTGGGCTTCTCTCCTCCCAATTCCCTAATTGCTGCAATAAGAAAATTCCCCTGTTCCCATAGCCCAAGCAAAGGTCCCAGGGCTGACTCTGATTGGCTGAGGTTGGGTCATGTGATAGCCATGCACCAATCAGTATAATCAGGGGAAGCAATGCTCTTAGCCAAGCCTAGGGTCATACACATCACTGATGCCAGAGAGGTGGGTCAGTCCTCCTAGACCAGTGACCAGGGTCGGGGTAGGGACTGGACCAGCACTTCTCAATGGGGACTGATGCTTCCCCtgaggggacatttggcaatcaatatctggagacattttttggttgtcacaatagAGCAAGGGTAGGGTACTACTGGTATCTGGTGGGTAGAAGCTGCTAAATGTCCTGCAAagcacaggacagtccccaccAAAAAGAATGGTGCCAACGGGGCATTGGACAGGGCAACAGAGAACCAGTACGGGTCCTCAAGGTCAGGTCaccaactgtcttttttttttaattctttttttaaaatatttaattatttacttatttggttgctctgagtcttagttgtggcagggtggctccttagctgcggcatgcagacgcttagttgcaacatgtgaactcagttgtggcgtgcatgtgggatcta is a genomic window of Hippopotamus amphibius kiboko isolate mHipAmp2 chromosome 15, mHipAmp2.hap2, whole genome shotgun sequence containing:
- the NXNL1 gene encoding nucleoredoxin-like protein 1, coding for MASLFSGRVLIRNNSDRDELDTEGELSRRLENRLVLLFFGAGSCPKCQAFAPILRDFFVRLTDEFYVLRAAQLALVYVSQDPTEEQQDLFLRDMPKKWLFLPFEDDLRRDLGRRFSVERLPAVVVLKPSGDVLTLDAADEIRRLGPACFANWQEAAEVLDRSFLQPEDLDDPAPRSLTEPLRRRKYRVDPAARGERGPGREGGPGQEGGAEGGAEGLF